GCCCTCCTCGTCCAGCTCCAGGACGAGGCTGTGGTGGCAGGCTTCCGACAGGCCGCGGAGGTAGCAGGTGCGCTCGTCCTCGTCGCTGACGACGAGTCCCAGCACGTTCACGTAGAAGTTCCGGCTCTCGGCCAGATCGGCCACGGTGAGCCGGACGTGGCTGGAGCGGGTGATGTTGAAACTCGGGCGCAGATTGACGGGTGGCAGCATGCTGGTCTCCGTGCTCGGATCGGCTCTGGATCTCTGGATCTGGAGCTGGATTTCGCTGACTGTAATACGTGATACGGGATATTCCGCGGCCGTTTACGGCTTGGTGACAAAGGCCCGGGATCCGGCGAATGTGAAGGCGGACCAGCCGCTGAATTCCGCGGATTCACCGAGGGACTCCTCGATGCGCAGAACCTCGTTCCACTTGGCCATGCGCTCGGAGCGGGTGAACGAGCCCACCTTCAACTGGCCGGCGTCCCAGCCGACGCTGAGATGGGCGATGGTGACGTCCTCGGTCTCCCCGGAACGCGCCGAGACGATCGTGCCGAAGCCGGCTTCCTTTCCGGCCCGCAGTGCCTGGAACGCCTCCGTGACCGTACCGGCCTGGTTCGGCTTGACGAGGACGGCGTTCGCCGTACCGCTGGTCGCTGCGGCCTCCACGCGCTTGGCGTTCGTGACCAGGTAGTCGTCGCCGATCACCTGGCAGCGGTCGCCGTAGCGCCGGGTGAACTCCAGCATGCCGTCGTGGTCGTCCTCGCCCACCGGGTCCTCGACGGACAGGATCGGATACTGCTCGATCCAGCCGCCCAGCATGTCGATCAGCGCCGCGGTGTCGAGCGTGCGGTCGTCCAGGGCCAGCGTGTACCGCCCGCCGCTGCCGAACTGCGAGGCCGCGACGTCCAGCGAGATGCCCACCTCGGTCGAGGGTGCGAAGCCCGCGGTCCTGATGGCGCGGGTCAGCATCTCCAACGCCTCCTCGTTGGAGTCGAAGGCGGGCCAGAAGCCGCCCTCGTCGGCCACGCCCTGGGCCTTCCCCGCCGCGCGCATCAGACTTCCTGCCGCCCGGTAGATCTCCGCGGTCCAGTCCAGGGCCTCGGAGAAACTGTCCGCCGCCGGGCACATCACCATGAAGTCCTGTACGTCGACCCGGCGGTCCGCGTGGGCGCCGCCGCCGAAGATCTGGATCTCCGGCAGCGGGATACGGACCGGGCGTTCGCCCGCCAGGTGCTTCCACAGCGGTACGCCCGCCGAAGCGGCGGCGGCGTGCAGGACGGCCATGGACGTGGCCACGATCGCGTTGCCGCCCAGACGGCTTCGGTCGGTAGTTCCGTCGAGGTCCACCAGCAGCCGGTCGACGGCTTCCTGGTCACTCGCGTCACGGCCGGCGAGGGCGGGCGCGATCTCGTCGTTCACCGAGCCCACCGCGCGCTGGACGTCGAGCCCGCCGAAGCGGCTGCCGCCGTCGCGCAGGTCGAGCGCCTCGCCCTGGCCCGTGGAGGCCCCCGCCGGCGCGATGGCCCGCCCCGTCGAGCCGTCCGCGAGGTGCACCTCGACCTCGACGGTCGGCCGACCGCGTGAGTCCCACACTCTGCGGCCGTGGAGCTTGGCGATCCGCGCGTCTGTCATGGCGGTGCAACCTTTCGGAGTTGGGACGACCGGGGTGACGGTCAGGGTGACGGTCGGGAAGTCCGTGCCTGGCATCGGGGGAGGGATGTCCGCACGGCCGAGGCGTACGGAGGTCATGGCCGACGAACGGGAGCGGGCTGACCCCGAGGGGGCGGCACCCGGACCGGTACGAGGGTGCTGCGAGCGAGTGAAGGGGTCGTACGGCTTTCTTCGCCTCGCCGTCGTGCTAACGATAGCGCAATCGTGCGAACTGTCGACGGTGATGTCAAGGGGTAGGTTGCGCTCCCTTCTTATCGGCCCGCCGTGCGACTCCGCCCTCGCGCGCCCTCTTGGTCCACCTCGAAGTGAGTGCTATCGTTCGCACGATCCTGCTCCGGCAAGGACAAGGACTCCGGCGGGCCTGCGCACTTCCTGGACAGACGGACAGCACAGGGAGGGGCGGGCCCGCCGGGCAGGGTCGTGGCCGAAAGAAGAGCGAGCCCGATATGGCGGCTGAGCCCTCTGTAGCGGCGATGACACTCACGACTGTGGCGGCGAGTACCACGGCCACGGCCGTCGGCTTCGGCCGTCGGCTTCGGCAGGTTCATGCGGAGGTGCCCGGAGCAGTGTGCTCCGGGCACTTGCGCGTGTGCGATGGGGGCCGCCCCCGGCTCAGCGGGACCTGGACGAAGCCCGTCCGCCAGGGGGTGCCGTGCTGCCGCGCAGGATCAGCGATCCGGGGGAGACCGACGTGTACGGTCCGTCGTTGCCCGGCTTGGTCTTGAGGCGGCGCATCAGCCACA
The Streptomyces sp. NBC_01485 genome window above contains:
- the eno gene encoding phosphopyruvate hydratase, encoding MTDARIAKLHGRRVWDSRGRPTVEVEVHLADGSTGRAIAPAGASTGQGEALDLRDGGSRFGGLDVQRAVGSVNDEIAPALAGRDASDQEAVDRLLVDLDGTTDRSRLGGNAIVATSMAVLHAAAASAGVPLWKHLAGERPVRIPLPEIQIFGGGAHADRRVDVQDFMVMCPAADSFSEALDWTAEIYRAAGSLMRAAGKAQGVADEGGFWPAFDSNEEALEMLTRAIRTAGFAPSTEVGISLDVAASQFGSGGRYTLALDDRTLDTAALIDMLGGWIEQYPILSVEDPVGEDDHDGMLEFTRRYGDRCQVIGDDYLVTNAKRVEAAATSGTANAVLVKPNQAGTVTEAFQALRAGKEAGFGTIVSARSGETEDVTIAHLSVGWDAGQLKVGSFTRSERMAKWNEVLRIEESLGESAEFSGWSAFTFAGSRAFVTKP